The Thalassospira sp. ER-Se-21-Dark genome includes a region encoding these proteins:
- a CDS encoding glutamate--cysteine ligase produces MTVSASTGDSPVIESRRQLVEWFESGCTPKKDWAIGTEHEKFAFTRDDLRPIPYEGERGVKMLLNALAEHYDWEPIIENGNVIALTKDKCSVSLEPGGQIELSGAPLKNIHQTCGEVHTHLHEVREICDGLGIDMLGVGHNPKWKREDIPWMPKGRYEIMKNYMPKVGNLGLDMMLRTSTIQVNLDFSSEADMVKKFRTSLALQPVATALFAASPFVDGKPSGFLSARSNVWTDTDPDRCGMLPFVFEDGFGFERYVDYMLDVPMYFVYRDGKYIDAAGKSFRDFMDGKLDVLPGERPTMNDWSDHMTTAFPEVRLKKFLEMRGADGGPWKRICALPALWVGLLYDDAALDAAWDLVKDLSVTEREALRNDVPRTALATPFKNGTVQDLSKDVLAISRQGLKNRGRMDSYGDDEGHFLDSLDDVAQSGRTLAEEFLDKYETEWNGSVDPLFKEYAY; encoded by the coding sequence ATGACTGTCAGCGCCTCCACTGGTGACAGCCCGGTAATTGAAAGCCGGCGCCAGCTTGTCGAATGGTTCGAGTCCGGCTGTACGCCGAAAAAAGACTGGGCCATCGGCACCGAACACGAAAAATTCGCCTTCACCCGTGATGATCTTCGCCCCATCCCCTATGAAGGGGAACGCGGGGTTAAAATGCTGCTTAATGCCCTGGCCGAACATTATGACTGGGAACCGATCATTGAGAACGGCAATGTCATTGCACTGACCAAGGACAAATGTTCCGTCTCGCTCGAACCGGGCGGGCAGATTGAACTTTCCGGTGCGCCGCTTAAAAACATTCACCAGACCTGTGGTGAAGTGCACACCCACCTGCACGAAGTCCGCGAGATTTGCGACGGGCTTGGCATTGATATGCTCGGCGTTGGTCACAATCCGAAATGGAAACGTGAAGACATCCCGTGGATGCCCAAGGGCCGCTACGAGATCATGAAAAATTACATGCCCAAGGTCGGAAACCTTGGTCTGGACATGATGCTTCGGACCTCGACCATTCAGGTCAATCTGGATTTCAGCTCCGAAGCCGACATGGTCAAAAAATTCAGAACGTCTCTGGCACTTCAGCCAGTGGCGACCGCCCTGTTTGCGGCGTCCCCGTTTGTTGATGGCAAGCCAAGCGGCTTCTTGTCGGCACGGTCGAACGTCTGGACCGATACCGATCCGGATCGTTGTGGCATGTTGCCGTTCGTGTTCGAAGACGGTTTTGGCTTTGAACGCTATGTTGACTACATGCTCGATGTGCCGATGTATTTCGTCTATCGCGACGGCAAATACATTGATGCAGCGGGCAAGTCGTTCCGTGATTTCATGGATGGCAAACTTGATGTTTTGCCGGGCGAACGCCCGACCATGAATGACTGGTCTGATCACATGACCACGGCCTTCCCGGAAGTGCGTCTTAAGAAGTTTCTTGAAATGCGCGGTGCTGATGGTGGCCCGTGGAAACGCATCTGTGCGCTGCCAGCCCTTTGGGTTGGTTTGCTGTATGATGACGCAGCCCTTGATGCTGCATGGGATCTGGTCAAGGACCTGTCGGTAACTGAGCGCGAAGCGCTTCGCAACGATGTTCCACGCACCGCCCTTGCCACCCCGTTCAAAAACGGCACGGTTCAGGATCTGTCAAAAGACGTTCTGGCGATTTCCCGTCAGGGTCTTAAAAACCGTGGTCGCATGGACAGCTACGGCGACGATGAAGGCCATTTCCTTGATAGCCTTGATGACGTCGCACAAAGCGGCCGCACCCTGGCAGAGGAATTCCTTGATAAGTATGAAACCGAATGGAACGGCTCGGTCGATCCGTTGTTCAAGGAATACGCCTACTAA
- a CDS encoding 16S rRNA (uracil(1498)-N(3))-methyltransferase, which translates to MTADAMRARQRLFVRDPITADSEIELAPEQSHYLEHVMRLKPGTPVKIFNGLDGEWLGTISELRKKKGSVTAERQLRAQGNEVGPTLVFAPIKKQRLDFLIEKAVELGVQILQPVITQHGITDKVRLDRLQAQVVEAAEQCERLTVPEVCEPVRLLDWVANLPENHHLLFCDETGSGSPIGEVLSQLLAKGAGSFIDNTNVVNHAIVIGPEGGFSADELERIRKQPFATPVSLGPRILRAETAAIAALTVFQDRIGDWSHRPVARD; encoded by the coding sequence ATGACTGCTGATGCCATGCGCGCCCGCCAACGCCTTTTCGTTCGGGATCCTATCACGGCTGATAGTGAAATCGAACTTGCTCCCGAACAGTCTCATTACCTCGAACATGTCATGCGCCTCAAGCCCGGAACACCGGTAAAAATTTTTAATGGCCTTGACGGGGAGTGGCTGGGGACGATCAGCGAGCTGCGCAAAAAGAAGGGCAGCGTCACCGCAGAACGCCAATTACGTGCGCAGGGCAATGAAGTTGGTCCGACTCTTGTTTTTGCGCCGATCAAAAAGCAACGACTTGATTTCCTGATTGAAAAGGCGGTTGAGCTCGGCGTTCAAATTTTACAACCGGTCATCACCCAACATGGCATCACCGACAAGGTCCGCCTTGATCGTTTGCAGGCACAGGTTGTTGAAGCGGCCGAACAGTGTGAACGCCTGACTGTGCCTGAGGTTTGCGAACCTGTGCGTCTTTTGGACTGGGTCGCAAACCTGCCGGAAAATCACCATCTGCTGTTCTGTGATGAAACAGGATCGGGGTCACCAATTGGTGAAGTGCTAAGTCAGCTATTGGCAAAGGGCGCTGGCTCGTTTATCGACAATACCAATGTTGTTAACCATGCAATCGTGATTGGACCCGAGGGCGGCTTTAGCGCCGACGAACTTGAACGTATCCGCAAACAGCCTTTTGCAACGCCTGTAAGCCTCGGCCCGCGTATTCTGCGTGCCGAAACGGCCGCAATTGCAGCTTTGACCGTATTTCAGGATCGTATCGGCGATTGGTCGCACCGACCCGTTGCGAGAGATTAG
- the ubiA gene encoding 4-hydroxybenzoate octaprenyltransferase yields MTQVNQPIQTSKNDMPQDGWIDRFMPEAVRPYLKLLRLDRPIGTWLLLLPCWWSTAMAGGLTDAITTKQIVIMMALFGVGAVIMRGAGCVINDLADRNFDGKVERTTTRPLPSGQVKVWQALLFLGFMMLLGLGILVQFRIEAIIVGICSIPIIITYPFMKRITYWPQACLGLAFNWGALVGWASVTGTVEPAAIAMYAAGFFWTLGYDTIYAHQDKDDDAKIGLKSLALRLGDATPKWAKGFYTMTTLLLGVSGMLAGLHWSYFVLLGLAGIHLGWQVATVKLDDAANCLKRFKSNRDYGLLVLAAIVLSHLIANA; encoded by the coding sequence ATGACACAGGTCAACCAGCCAATACAGACCAGCAAGAACGATATGCCACAGGATGGCTGGATCGATCGTTTCATGCCCGAAGCTGTGCGGCCCTATCTGAAACTGCTGCGCCTTGATCGTCCGATTGGCACCTGGCTTTTGCTTTTGCCGTGCTGGTGGTCCACCGCCATGGCAGGCGGGTTAACTGATGCCATCACCACCAAACAGATCGTCATCATGATGGCGCTGTTTGGGGTGGGTGCTGTGATCATGCGCGGGGCCGGTTGCGTGATCAATGATCTGGCCGACCGCAATTTTGATGGCAAGGTCGAACGCACCACCACCCGGCCGCTCCCCAGTGGTCAGGTCAAGGTCTGGCAGGCTTTGCTGTTCCTTGGCTTCATGATGTTGCTGGGACTTGGCATTCTAGTGCAATTCCGCATCGAGGCGATCATTGTCGGCATCTGTTCGATCCCGATCATCATTACCTATCCGTTCATGAAGCGGATCACCTATTGGCCGCAAGCCTGCCTTGGCCTTGCCTTTAACTGGGGCGCACTGGTCGGATGGGCATCGGTGACCGGCACAGTTGAACCGGCCGCCATTGCCATGTATGCGGCGGGCTTTTTCTGGACGCTTGGCTATGACACCATCTATGCCCATCAGGACAAGGATGATGATGCCAAGATCGGCCTGAAATCCCTCGCACTGCGTTTGGGCGATGCGACGCCGAAATGGGCCAAGGGGTTCTATACCATGACCACGCTTTTGCTGGGCGTTTCGGGGATGCTGGCCGGTTTGCACTGGTCCTATTTTGTCTTGCTGGGGTTGGCGGGCATTCACCTTGGCTGGCAGGTTGCCACCGTCAAGCTTGATGATGCGGCCAATTGTCTGAAGCGGTTTAAATCCAACCGCGATTACGGATTACTGGTCCTTGCTGCCATCGTGCTTTCGCATCTGATTGCGAACGCATAA